One part of the Microtus ochrogaster isolate Prairie Vole_2 chromosome 18, MicOch1.0, whole genome shotgun sequence genome encodes these proteins:
- the Rbfa gene encoding putative ribosome-binding factor A, mitochondrial, translating to MWAGAAGLRGSCARLQTLRGGHGAALLSGGAQALHTSVASCGSKNLLKKFASKTRKKFWYESPSLGSHLTQKPSKFEFLTKSTLRKARKEDTIRLRALNGLLYKAVTELLCTPEVSQEVYDLNVEVSKVSVTSDFSACRVYWKIGVSADQNRHTEAVLQRSAAYIRHLLMSQQTLRNVPPIVFIQDKKDIVLAEVDRLLAEADFGPPEERDNLAQDGLSSPEGLSSHDALEPATPPNLCGIDHEALTKQIMEYKRKKEKGLLPCMSLVPPSGREPLPDLTQLLRRRKKTSSRRHWDTSPRSVSLGEDEDEDSSTEYECQGHEAEEEWEAEARSDGVQQGLHGQREQGQG from the exons ATGTGGGCCGGAGCCGCGGGGCTGAGGGGCTCCTGCGCGCGTCTGCAGACCCTGCGGGGCGGCCATGGGGCCGCGCTTCTTTCCGGCGGCGCGCAGGCCCTGCACACCTCGGTCGCTTCCTGCGGCAGCAAGAACTTGCTCAAGAAATTTGCCTCGAAAACCAG AAAGAAGTTTTGGTATGAAAGTCCATCCCTGGGGTCTCACTTGACTCAGAAGCCATCCAAGTTTGAGTTCCTCACGAAGAGTACCCTACGGAAGGCCAGGAAGGAAGACACCATCCGTCTAAGAGCCCTGAATGGTCTTCTCTACAAAGCAGTGACGGAATTGCTGTGCACTCCGGAAGTGAGCCAGGAGGTCTATGACCTGAATGTGGAGGTCTCCAAG GTCTCTGTGACTTCAGACTTCTCAGCCTGCCGAGTGTACTGGAAGATAGGTGTCTCTGCAGACCAGAACAGGCACACGGAGGCCGTCCTGCAGAGGAGTGCTGCCTACATAAG GCACCTTCTGATGTCTCAGCAGACCCTGAGAAATGTTCCACCCATAGTGTTTATTCAAGACAAAAAAGATATAGTTCTGGCTGAG GTAGATCGCTTACTGGCAGAGGCGGACTTTGGACCCCCAGAGGAAAGGGACAACTTGGCACAAGACGGTTTGAG CAGTCCTGAAGGCCTGTCATCACACGATGCCCTGGAACCAGCCACACCCCCAAATCTGTGCGGGATTGACCACGAGGCCTTGACTAAGCAAATAATGGAGTACAAGCGCAAGAAGGAGAAAGGACTCCTTCCGTGTATGAGCCTGGTGCCGCCGTCAGGGCGGGAGCCGCTGCCTGACCTGACTCAGTTGCTgcgaaggagaaagaagacatcaTCCCGCCGGCACTGGGACACTTCCCCCAGAAGCGTCAGTTTGGgtgaggacgaggacgaggacagCAGCACAGAGTATGAGTGCCAAGGCCACGAGGCAGAAGAggagtgggaagcagaggctagaAGTGATGGGGTGCAGCAGGGGCTCCATGGCCAAAGAGAACAGGGGCAGGGGTGA
- the Txnl4a gene encoding thioredoxin-like protein 4A isoform X3, translated as MSYMLPHLHNGWQVDQAILSEEDRVVVIRFGHDWDPTCMKMDEVLYSIAEKKWKIVGDLSHLV; from the exons ATGTCGTACATGCTCCCGCATCTGCACAATGGCTGGCAGGTAGACCAGGCCATCCTGTCGGAGGAGGACCGCGTGGTCGTCATTCGTTTCGGACACGACTGGGACCCCACTTGCATGAAGATGGACGAGGTTCTGTACAGCATCGCTGAAAAG AAATGGAAGATAGTGGGAGATCTTTCTCATCTTGTGTGA